Proteins co-encoded in one Thermomicrobiales bacterium genomic window:
- a CDS encoding ATP-binding cassette domain-containing protein — protein sequence MSEPLIEVEDISYAYVAPGAPPRPALVDVSLRLPAGQLVALVGQNGSGKSTLARHLNGLLKPDAGRVTVTGIDTRTEAVGRLAARVGYVFQNPDHQLFLPTVRAEVEWGPRQLGLEGAALAGRVEETLGRFGLDTISGRHPASLGRGLRRLTALAAVMAMNPRALVLDEPTGGLDHRRTEELMAMLRGLVGEGRLVILITHEMPLVAAHADRMVVLRQGRIVGDDTPQALFDQPELLATTSLDPPEAARLAQALRPLGMPARVATPDAFVAACAELLAGRR from the coding sequence GTGAGCGAGCCGCTGATCGAGGTTGAGGACATCTCCTACGCCTACGTCGCGCCAGGGGCGCCACCGAGGCCGGCGTTGGTCGACGTTTCGCTGCGGCTGCCGGCCGGCCAGCTCGTCGCGCTGGTGGGGCAGAACGGGTCGGGCAAATCAACGCTGGCGCGGCACCTCAACGGGCTGCTGAAGCCGGACGCCGGGCGCGTGACGGTGACCGGCATCGACACGCGGACGGAGGCAGTCGGCCGGCTGGCCGCGCGGGTTGGCTACGTCTTCCAGAACCCCGACCACCAGCTCTTCCTGCCGACGGTGCGGGCGGAGGTGGAGTGGGGGCCCCGCCAGCTCGGCCTTGAGGGCGCGGCGCTGGCCGGGCGCGTGGAGGAGACGCTGGGTCGCTTCGGGCTGGACACGATCTCTGGCCGGCACCCTGCGTCGCTGGGGCGGGGGCTGCGGCGGCTGACGGCGCTGGCGGCGGTGATGGCGATGAACCCGCGCGCGCTGGTGCTCGACGAGCCGACCGGCGGGCTGGACCACCGGCGCACCGAGGAGCTGATGGCGATGCTGCGCGGGCTGGTCGGCGAGGGCCGGCTGGTGATTCTGATCACCCACGAGATGCCGCTCGTCGCTGCCCACGCGGACCGGATGGTCGTCCTGCGGCAGGGCAGGATCGTTGGCGATGACACACCGCAGGCGCTGTTCGACCAGCCGGAGCTGCTGGCAACGACCAGTCTCGACCCACCCGAGGCGGCGCGGCTGGCGCAGGCGCTGCGGCCGCTGGGGATGCCGGCCAGGGTGGCGACGCCGGACGCCTTCGTGGCGGCGTGCGCGGAGCTACTGGCGGGCCGGCGATGA